The genomic interval tttgtatatttaatacttaaagacAATTCTATAAGCatcattattattcccatttacaaatgaggaaattaagaTCTAGAGAGATTTAGTAACATGACCAAGATCACACAGTTGGTAAGCAGAAGCACTGGGATTCAGACCAGTTCCCTCTGTAGTTAAGAGCCCATGGTCTTAACCATTATCTACTATTACAAAAAcctatatatgtttttgtttgtttgttttgttttttacagagacagagtcagagagaggtgtagatagggacagacagaggatcgcagagagatgagaagcatcaatcattagtttttcattgtgacaccttagttcattgattgctttctcatatgtgcctttgccatggggctacagcagactgagtaaccccttgctcaagccagcaaccttgggtccaagctggtgagctttgctcaaaccagatgagcccatgctcaagctggcaacttcgggaaCTAGTTTAAAGTGCCTGTGGGTTACCCCATTGTAGCCTATTTTCACTTTTGGTTTAGTTCACAGTGTGCTTGCGTCGGGAAGGGCAGACTGTGTACCAGCAAGTGCTGTCTGTGGAGCGCCCAAGTGTCCTGCACAGCTGGAACTGGGGCCTGTGTGGGTACTTTGCATTCTACCACGCCCTCTATCCACGAGCCTGGACTGTCTATCAGCTTCCTGGCCAGAATGTCACCCTCACCTGCCGCCAGATCACACCCATCTTGCCCCATGACTACCAGGTGAGAGTCCCGCTCTGTTTCCTCCCTTATCCTCCCTTCCTTGGGATCTGTCTCTGCTGGAAATTCCACGAACTATGAAAGAAGGGGTTGGAGCATGAACATCATGCTGACTTCTCAGGACCACTGCCCAACTGGTCTTGTGTCTCCCAGCAGACAGCATGCCTGGGAACATGGGGAGATGTAAGTGGAAGACAAGAGAGTATACTAAGAGTATTTGAGTCAGGTCCTTGGTACGAGGTTTGATCCTGGGGAATGGGCCCAGGAGGGGCTAAACTGGGACCATCTGAGTCTGATCTTTTGCTCCCAGGACAGCAGCCTGCCTGTAGGAGTCTTTGTGTGGGATGTGGAAAATGAAGGGGACGAAGCTCTGGATGTGTCCATCATGTTCTCCATGCGGAATGGACTGGGAGATGGGGACGATGCCCCAGGGGGTTTGTGGAACGAGCCCTTCTGTCTGGAGCGTGATGGGGAGACTGTCCGGGGACTGCTGCTGCATCATCCAACCCTTCCAAATCCCTACACGATGGCTGTGGCTGCACGACTCACGGTACGGACCTCTGTCCTACACAGTATGTTAACCTCTGAACCACTACCCCAGCCTGGCCCCTGAGCCCACCCCCTCTCACCGTGATCTCATTCCCTAAACTTTTGAGTCCCACCCTCACCACAGCCCTTAAGCCTTCTGGGCTTTAAGGAAGTGGGAATATGTAACAGGAGCTAGTGTTCGTCAGAAACCAGCACACTTATAGAGCTTCCCCTCACTGTCTTTGGCCCTTTAACAGGTAGATACGACCATAACCCACATCACAGCTTTTGTAGAGCTTCCCCTCACTGTCTTTGGCCCTTGAACAGGTAGATACGACCATAACCCACATCACAGCTTTTGACCCTGACAGCACTGGGCAGCAGGTGTGGCAGGATCTACTTCAGGATGGACAGCTGGACTCCCCTGCTGGTGATGGGGGGGTCTAACAGGGAGGTGGTGGGAAGAGAGGCTGTGCCTGTCTGGGGAGTAGGGTGGGAGGCCTGGAAAAGACTGGGCCTTGTTCCCACGTTAGGGATCCCTGGGACTGAAGGTGGTGCCTGTGCTGATTCCTCTGTGCTTCTCTCAGGCCCAAGCAGCCCCTCTCCGAAAGAGGTAGGCCTCGCTggggctgtgtgtgtgacaggtaAGCTGCCACCTCGAGGCCAGTGCCGCCTGGAGTTCTCACTGGCTTGGGACATGCCCAGAATCATGTTTGGAGCTAAGGGCAAGGTCTACTACAGGTGAGGTGACTGAAAGAGTACACAGATCCAAGGTGCTAGCACTCTGACATGGAGCCTATGTTCTCATCACTCCCTTTCTTTCCACTCCAGGCGATACACAAGGTTCTTTGGCTCAGGTGGTGATGCAGCGCCCGCCCTTAGCCACTATGCACTGTGCCAATACCCAGACTGGGAAGAGAGGATCTCAGCTTGGCAGAGCCCAGTATTGGATGACAGGTGCCAGTGTGGCCCATCTCTTGTCTTTCTTCCAGCCAGGCTCTTACACTTCAGCTAGGACTCCTTGATTCACTCTCCACCCACCAAAGTCAGCAGAACTGGGCTGGGATTTTGGTGCCCCCACTCTATACTGAACCCcagttctttcttttctgggaGGTCCACTCATTAGACCATTCTTCTCCCGACTCCCAGGTCCTTGCCTGCCTGGTACAAATCTGCACTCTTCAATGAACTATACTTTCTGGCTGATGGAGGCACAATATGGCTGGAAGTTCCTGAAGACTCCCTACTAGAGGAGCTGGCAGGGAACATGCGTCAGCTCCGCCCCCTCCTTACGGAATATGGTCGCTTTGGCTACCTTGAAGGTATGGGCTGCTGGTGGGCCATAGTATGGCAGGTGGTATCTGTGAGGCCAGTTAGTGCCCTACCATGAGGCAGGATGGTAAGGTTTGCCTACTCCAGGTTATTGGTTAGGATGAGGGGTAACTAGCAGATGTGGCGTGCGACAGTGCCCCACCCCTAACTTTAGAGGACAAGCTATGTAGGGAGGGGAACAAGAAGGGGAAGCAGGAATTCTGGCAACAATGTATCTCCCTTATTCCTCCAGGCCAGGAATATCGCATGTACAACACATACGATGTCCACTTCTACGCTTCCTTCGCCCTCATCATGCTTTGGCCCAAGCTCGAGCTTAGCTTGCAGTATGACATGGGTGAGGGTCTCTTgtgctttttctgtctcttagCTGCCCAAACCCCTGAACTTTTGTGGTCCCTCAGATTGTCTTCCCCCAAAACATACCTACATCCTGTTTATTGGTTCCCTTCTGGGGTCACACACACAGCTTGGCACCACCCCAGGCCTGACCATTCTCTACCCACCTGACTTGTATGTCTGCCTCCCCAGCTCTGGCCACACTCAGGGAAGACCTGACATGGCGACGGTACCTGATGAGTGGGGTCATGGCACCTGTGAAAAGGAGAAACGTCATCCCTCATGATATTGGGGACCCAGGTAAAAGTCCTTCCACCTTCCCTCTCTCAACTTGAGCACCCTCTACTCTAACCACCAAGGCAAATGAACCAGGTTCCCTTTCTTCCCACAGATGATGAGCCATGGCTCCGGGTCAATGCATATGTGATCCATGATACTGCCGACTGGAAGGACCTGAATCTGAAGTTTGTGCTGCAGGTTTATCGGGACTATTACCTGACGGGGGACAAGGGCTTCCTGAGGGACATGTGGCCTGTGTGTCTGGTAAGGGATGCATGTACAGTGGCCAATGCCAGGGCATGACTGGTGTTTGGGGAGAGCGAGCTGGCTATTGCCTTTCCTTAGTATCTAGGTCTTCAGTATCTTGGTCCCTCTCTAGGCTGTGATGGAGTCTGAAATGAAGTTTGACAAGGACCAAGATGGACTCATTGAAAATGGAGGCTATGCAGACCAGACCTATGATGCATGGGTCACCACAGGCCCCAGGTTGGGGGGCAGGGATTTCCAGGGGGTCTGAGGTGGGGAACTGAGCACTAAGGGATTGTGGGCCCAGGAAGAGTGGCTCATTTCCTGTTACATGGCATGGGAATGGCTGGAGCGGCCAGTCTGACCCTGAACCCATTTTCCTGATCAGTGCTTACTGTGGAGGACTGTGGCTAGCAGCTGTGGCTATGATGGTCCAGATGGCCGCTCTGTGTGGGACACAGGATATCCAAGATAAGTTTTCTTCCATCCTGAGCCGGGGCCAAGAAGCCTATGAGAGATTGCTGTGGAATGGTGAGTTGGGGGATTCTAAGGAGTCTTAAGGCAGCTATGGAGGCAGAAGGAGCCTTACTTTGCCTTTCCTCCACTCCAGGCCGCTACTACAACTATGATTGCAGCTGTCAGCCTCAGTCTTGTAGCATCATGTCTGACCAGTGTGCTGGCCAGTGGTTCCTCAGGGCCAGTGGTCTGGGAGAAGGAGACACTGAGGTGAGAGAGACTAGGAGGAGGAACCAGGAAGATGGGTTCTTCCTAGAGGTATGAAGCAAGTTTAAgagattcagccctggccggttggctcagcggtagagcgtcggcctagcgtgcggaggacccgggttcgattcccggccagagcacacaggagaagcgcccatttgcttctccacccctccgccgcgctttcctctctgtctctctcttcccctcccgcagccaaggctccattggagcaaagatggcccgggcgctggggatggctctgtggcctctgcctcaggcgctagagtggctctggtcgcagcatggcgacgcccaggatgggcagattatcgccccctggtgggcagagcgtcgccccatggtggacgtgccgggtggatccccgtcgggcgcatgcgggagtctgtctgactgtctctccccgtttccagcttcagaaaaatgagaagaaaaaaaaaaaagattcatgttTCTGCCTTTGCCCCTGTAGGTATTTCCTACCCCACATGTGATCCGTGCTCTCCAAACTATCTTCGAGTTCAATGTCAAGACCTTTGCAGGAGGGGCCATGGGGGCTGTGAATGGGATGCAGCCCCATGGTGTCCCTGATAGATCCAGTGTCCAGTCTGATGAAGTCTGGGTGGGTGTGGTCTATGGGCTGGCAGCCACCATGATCCAGGAGGTAATGCACCGCTTTTCCCACCTCTCCAGCAGCTATACTGTGACTCAGCACTCTTGATCAGCCCTCCAACATTTCTACTGCCTAACCCAGTGCCATCTGACCCACCCAGAAAGCTTCCCTCTTCCCTGGCACACATTCCATCTCTTGCCTTCAGTCTTCTGTAATTAAGTTTACCTCCCCCATTTACTGGGAACCGCCTGAGGGCAGAGACCCTACTCTCTCCATCTGACCAGCTAAAGTGGCCATTCACAGGTTGCCAACTAATGTCTAATGTGACTGTCATCTCTCCCTACAGGGCCTGATTTGGGAGGGCTTCCAGACAGCTGAAGGCTGCTATCGTACTGTGTGGGAGCGCCTGGGCCTGGCCTTCCAGACCCCTGAGGCATACTGCCAACAGCGAGTGTTCCGCTCTCTGGCCTACATGCGGCCACTGAGCATCTGGGCCATGCAGCTGGCCCTGCAGCAGCGGCATAAAAAGACCTCTAAGCCAACAGCTGAACAGGGTACTGGACTAAGCACAGGATCTAAACTCAGACCAAAGGAAACCATGGCAAACCCAAGCCCAGAATGAGCTCTCCGAACTAAGGGAGGGAGGTGCTAACAGTCCAGCCTCCTGCCTGGCttttgctcctcccccacccccccagtctCCTGCAACCCTGAGCCACCAGGACAATCATGTCTCTTCCCTTTTCCCCATCCAACCAACCCAGTAAAGGGGTTGAGGGTGACCCAAGCATCAGAatcacttatttatttctttcctccccattccctcattgcatgaaatattaaaggTCAGTTGATTTCCCCAAGTTCATTCATGCGGTGATAGACATGCATGGGTACAAATAAAAGACCCAGAAAGCCGGTAAGTGTGGTGTGTTTGAGCCCTCAGGCTTCCTGACAGGGCACAGAAGCTAAGACTAACCCTCCCATTCCTTTTCATTTGGACACAGACTGGAGGCCCAGGCCTCCCATCTAGCCTGAGTATCTACCCTGTAAGATAACAGATATGGGGCTATGGGCAGGGAGCCATCCCCACTCTCTTGTAAGATTTGCCTGCAAGAGAAGGACGGGACCTGGGCAGGGGAACTTTGAGAAGGGGTCATGGAGTGGCAACTTCAGGGGAGGCTGTGTGCTAGGAGCCTGAAGCATGTGGTAGAGCAGGCAGCAAGAGTTGCCAGGAGCCTGGAGTTCACGGTCTGAGCTATCCTTTGGTACCTCTGACTGTAGAACTGACGGCTCCAGCTGGTGAGGGAGGGCCCGAAGCTGTCGGGATAACACTGAGGAGACAAACATTCCTTAGAGGCAGGCCAGGCTTCTCCCACCAGTCCACCCTAAATGGTACCCTCAAGTCTCTTACCTCCGAGCTCAGCTGGCAGGCTCCCCCTTGTGTCAGAGGAGTACATAGCAGGTACAAAGATGAGACAGAAGGAGAACAGCAGGACCTGGagcacagaaaaaggaaatgagctCTGGATTGCACCCGTCCCTGCACCTAAGAGAAGGATTTTGCCTTCCATCAGCATCCTCACCAAGACACAGGTGCTGCTACTGCTGGTTCTGTTTGATATCTGAATCACCATGGCCTGGAGTCTCCTCAGTTGATCCAGGAGCGACCTAGAAAACAGACAGTGAGCAGCCCCTGCACCCTGGCACCCTGAGATACAATGAAACCCTCTGTGCACCggatcctctttctctcaaaaaaaaagtctaataacGTATACTTTCTGTATACATGAGATAGACCCAGGAACACTAAGTCTCTTACTTTTTATCCTATTTTTGCAAATGACTTCATCCTCTCTGGACAAAATGCCTGAAGTTCCTCATTAAAACAAATACACACCTCTCTGCTCTGCCTTGACTTAAACTCCTTTGCAAAGTCAGTGGTTCTACACTGCCTAATTGGCTGTGCTCTTAATCCTCACCAGGCAGTCTATGTTCTCTATTTTCTGGCCCAACTCACCTTTGTTAGGGTTCCAGCCAGACAACTGCTCTGTTCTCTTTCCCTAGGACACTCTCCACCCCATCCTACTACCTGGAATCCTATTTTTCAAATGTCTACCCCATGAGGTCTTTCTTATTCCCGCTGTCTTTTCTTGATTCTTAACTTATCCTTAGTTACTTGTGAATATTCCCTATTACTGTGAACTTCATAGAATCAGAAACCCAGTAAGGACCAAGCATCAGGTCTTGTGTGTGGAAGCTGCCCAGCTGGAAATCAAGTGTACAGCAGGGAAAAGAGACACAGCATTACATGGGAGGGATGAGACAGCACTACTGTTCGAGAGTTGCTTACAGATTCTGTTCCTCCAGGAGCTGTACTTTGTTCTGTAGCTCCAGATTCTGGGCTGTGTATTTCAAGACCCTAAAAATAACAGGGATGTGGGGACATGGTCTGGATACTCCTTTCAAAAACCTACCTCTTCTGGCTACTTCTGTTCACACCACCCCACAGTTTCTCTCCCATTATACCTGCTCTCTAAACCTCCCACATACACCTTCTTCTTCCTGCGGCTCTCTTGAGCAGACTTTTTATTTCGAATCTTCCTCCGTACTCGTTTCAGAACTTGTTCCTCCATctgagaaaatataagaaaaagggGTAATCATCAGACCACTGGACCAAAGAGTTGTAAGGCAACTGAGTCCAATCATCTTTCCAATGCAGGATTCCTTTCTACAGCTTCCCTGACCAATAAGCACTTGGCTTCTGGCTGAATGCCTCCAAGTACCAGGTGTTAATGCCCTCACAAGTCACatgatttttaacaattttactaATTAAAAATTTCCTTATCCTGAGCCAACATCTGCCTCTATAATTTCTATCCACTGGACTTATCTAGCACCTAATCTCAGGccttacagaacaaattaaatggTCTGTAGGTATTTTAAGGCACTCAACATGTTCTCAGTTGATCTgggcaaaaaataattttttttttttttttttttttttgacagagagagggacagacaggaagggagagaaatgagaagcatcaattctttgtggcagcaccttagttgttcattgattgctttctcatatataccttgaccaggggctacagtagagcgagtgaccccttgctcaagccagcgaccattgagtcatgtctatgataccacgctcaagctggatgagcccgtactcaagccagcgacctcggggcttcGTACCTGGGACCTCTGTGCCCTGATCCAATTCTCTGTTCACTgggccactgccaggtcaggctgggCAAATATTTTTAACACATCACCTTATGTCTTCAGGAGGGGCTTCATCTTTTAAATATCTGTCAAATATCTGGGCTCAAAACTAGACACTAAGATGTGATCTATCCAGTATCAAAAAGTTAGTCCCTGCCCTTCCAGAGGCAACACCTCTATTGACACAGCCTCCAAACCCCATTCACTTTCTTTGTAGCCATATCATACTGCTGACTTGTGCTTTTGAGAATCTAAAATTCTCAATCTTTCTGTCAGTGAACATTAACTTCATCACTGTACCATAATATGCTTGTGAAGCTGCCGTTCATTGCTTGAAACTTAAAACTCAGGAATTTAGATTTATTCTTGTTATACTACTTAGTCCAGCCTAAAAATTTAACTCTACTTCCTGCTATAGGTGGATTACCATGAAACTAGTAAAATCTAAGTGTCAGAGCCCCTTGCTTGCAGTCCTTTCTAAGTCCCTATACTAATGCACTGACgattttgaattatttcttaaaaagaacacCAAAATCTGTGCAGGCTACCAAAACCAGAATCTGTCTGTGCATCCAGCATATTGACTATACCCCCCAGCTTCCTATTAGCAAATCTGCTAAATTTCTCACCTCATCCCTTTTTCAAGTTACTGATAAAATTAACAGACTGGCCTACTGGGGACCCAAAACCCCTTTCCAGCCTTTGCTCAACTAATGGAAGTCTTACCTTAGTGAGAGGAAGCGTTCCAGGCAGAGTATGCCCCTCCTGTTCCAACAGTATTTTCTCCTCATCTGTCAGTATCAGCCTAACGATCTCCTGGATTAAGAAAAGTGGGCAGCAGAGTTGCAAGGGGATGTCAAGAGAGGAATGAGGAATCTGGCCCCAGACCCCTGCGATATAGGAATAATCCGCCCATAAATAAAATACCTGCTCTGCCGGCTCCTCCACATGCAGGGGAGTTATGTGAGGTCCTTCTTTCCCGATGCTCCCACTGTCTGCAAAAGACAAAGTGAATGGCCAGGCCCATgagtcctctccttcccccctcaaACTTCACCATTTCATACTCACCTACATCTATGGAAACATGTTCTTGTGGGAGAGAGTAGGAGTGATCATGGTGGACAAGACGGGGATTAGAGTTACTGAGAATGTTCAAAGATGCTGGCGGACTCGGCAGGGCGCCCAGAAAATCCTCCCCGTCCCAATCGCTCAGGAAATCTTCCGCGTCCCAATCGCTCAGTGCCTGCAGAGGGTTCAAATGAACAGTCCTTGACCTATCACCACCCCTTGCCTCACGAACACCCCGCCCTGCGCCTCCCTGACTCAGTGCCCTCACCCACCTCAGAAAGCAACAACTCCCAGTCCAGTGAAGCCTCTGGGGCCTCGTTGGGCGCCGCCCCCAAATCTCCGCTTTCCTCTAACAGGAAGCCCAGCAGGTCCTTGTCACCCGGGTCCAACGCCAGCTCCATATTTGACACCTATGAAAAGAATGGGCAAAAACACAGTTCACCCCTCCACCTGACCCCAACCCCGAATCCCATGCAGGGCTCCCACCGATGGTCAGTGTGCCCCACCTATCCGCTTGTCCCTTTTCAGGCGGCTTTCCCGCTAGCTACTAGTTGTCGACGCTGGATCTGTCGATTCCCCGCAGCTTCCAACACAACGGAAGTGACGCGCCTACCCACAAGGCTTTCGGGACTTGAAGTTCCCTGTAACGAGGAAGTGGCCTGCGTGCGGCGCCACGTCCCGGGAGCTATGCAAATAGAGGAGACGTCCCTGCTGCCTCATACCCCGAGGGCGGGCATTCCGGGGAATCAGCTCCGCCTTCGCCTCAAGCTAGAAAAAGGAAGGACCAGAGGCTGAAAAGGAACTGGAGCGCAGTTCGAACGTCTTTCCCAGATAGCGCCGCACCCTTGCTTCCTGCCGGGGAGGGGCGGCCGGTCTTCGGCCGTCTCCCGAACATCGAGAGCGAGGGCCAGAGCAGCTTCCTGCAGTGCCCGCAACCATAGAGCGCGGGCCCAGGGTGCCGCCCTCGGGTGGGGGACGTTCCGGGGACGGAAGTGGCCGAGAGTGGCGAAGGGAGGGCGAGGCCGGATCCCAAGAGCCACCGGGAGAACGAGCCGGCTAGCGGGCCGGCGGGCGGGGCACAAGCCAGGCAGCGCAGGTAGGTCGGACCGGGCGGAGCGGGAGTCTTAGGGTGGGGCCGCGAGGCTAGGCCCGGGAGTTGGGCGGGCGGGGCCCCTAACTCTCCTGCGCCTCCTGTTTCGGGTCTTGTTGGAGAGGTCAGCGTCCAGTTTATCTCGGCTATGAGCCTCGGGGTATGAGGCTCTGGGTTAAAGTAGACCCTTTTGCGGGGGCCAGGCCCTTCCAGGATCAGTCCTCTGTCTCGGATAAGTTTGGAGGAGGATGAAGAGTGGGGTGGCAGTGAGGTGCAGAACGGGGGTGGGCTTTGACGTTAGCTGATAGCGGGTATGTAGGTAGGAAAGCTTTGGGTGAATTTGGAATTAAGGGGAGTTGAGTTTAGAAATCAAGATTAGCTTTAGGAGTTATAGAGCCGGGGTTAAAATTTTAGAGTGATTAGTGTGAGCCAGGTCCGTTTTATATAGGTAAAGTTTAAATTAAggtcattattttgttttttagggtGGCCAACATAAGTCAGAGTTCAAGGTCAACAACAGGAATTAGATTAGAAATTCAGTTTCTGGGATTAGAGAACCATGGCATAGTCATTATTTGGACTAAACAGTAAAGGGTTGTTAGAAGAGGGATGAATGTTAAAGCCAGTATTGGGAAACCGGAAACAAGTTAAGGTCAAGGTTAATGTTAGGAATTAGGGGCAGTTCTAGAGGTTGTGGTTGCAATCAGGTTAGTTGACCTCAGGCAGGTAAATTTTAAGAGATTGATGTAGGTAAATGCCCTTGTTTTGCAGATCTCATTCCTATGTAGTCTCAGGGGCTTCTTTGACCCAGAATAAATGACAGACTGATTTCAGGCCATGGTTCTGGACCTCAGCTAGAATTGCAAGCATCTGGGATTCCAGCTTCTTTATTCTACTCTCAAAGCCCAAGGCTCTTCCAATGGCCACCATAGTTGAAGGGTAGGGGTTTCTGGACTATGTTGTTTACAAGATAGGAGGTGGGAAAGGGACAGAGATCTAGGAGGTGTACAGCCC from Saccopteryx leptura isolate mSacLep1 chromosome 2, mSacLep1_pri_phased_curated, whole genome shotgun sequence carries:
- the GBA2 gene encoding non-lysosomal glucosylceramidase — translated: MGTGVPASEQTSCAKGDPQVYCPEDTGGTEGVQVTDCEIPEDSASQNELGYSNPEDSGQLMASYEGKAKGYQVPSFGWRICLAHEFAEKRKPFNANDISLSNLIKHLGMGLRYLHWWYQKTQVEKKKPFIDLINFVPLRQIYGCPLGGIGGGTITRGWRGQFCRWQLNPGMYQHRTVIADQFTVCLRREGQTVYQQVLSVERPSVLHSWNWGLCGYFAFYHALYPRAWTVYQLPGQNVTLTCRQITPILPHDYQDSSLPVGVFVWDVENEGDEALDVSIMFSMRNGLGDGDDAPGGLWNEPFCLERDGETVRGLLLHHPTLPNPYTMAVAARLTVDTTITHITAFDPDSTGQQVWQDLLQDGQLDSPAGPSSPSPKEVGLAGAVCVTGKLPPRGQCRLEFSLAWDMPRIMFGAKGKVYYRRYTRFFGSGGDAAPALSHYALCQYPDWEERISAWQSPVLDDRSLPAWYKSALFNELYFLADGGTIWLEVPEDSLLEELAGNMRQLRPLLTEYGRFGYLEGQEYRMYNTYDVHFYASFALIMLWPKLELSLQYDMALATLREDLTWRRYLMSGVMAPVKRRNVIPHDIGDPDDEPWLRVNAYVIHDTADWKDLNLKFVLQVYRDYYLTGDKGFLRDMWPVCLAVMESEMKFDKDQDGLIENGGYADQTYDAWVTTGPSAYCGGLWLAAVAMMVQMAALCGTQDIQDKFSSILSRGQEAYERLLWNGRYYNYDCSCQPQSCSIMSDQCAGQWFLRASGLGEGDTEVFPTPHVIRALQTIFEFNVKTFAGGAMGAVNGMQPHGVPDRSSVQSDEVWVGVVYGLAATMIQEGLIWEGFQTAEGCYRTVWERLGLAFQTPEAYCQQRVFRSLAYMRPLSIWAMQLALQQRHKKTSKPTAEQGTGLSTGSKLRPKETMANPSPE
- the CREB3 gene encoding cyclic AMP-responsive element-binding protein 3, coding for MPALGVSNMELALDPGDKDLLGFLLEESGDLGAAPNEAPEASLDWELLLSEALSDWDAEDFLSDWDGEDFLGALPSPPASLNILSNSNPRLVHHDHSYSLPQEHVSIDVDSGSIGKEGPHITPLHVEEPAEQEIVRLILTDEEKILLEQEGHTLPGTLPLTKMEEQVLKRVRRKIRNKKSAQESRRKKKVYVGGLESRVLKYTAQNLELQNKVQLLEEQNLSLLDQLRRLQAMVIQISNRTSSSSTCVLVLLFSFCLIFVPAMYSSDTRGSLPAELGVLSRQLRALPHQLEPSVLQSEVPKDSSDRELQAPGNSCCLLYHMLQAPSTQPPLKLPLHDPFSKFPCPGPVLLLQANLTREWGWLPAHSPISVILQGRYSG